In Acidobacteriota bacterium, one genomic interval encodes:
- a CDS encoding glutaredoxin family protein, whose amino-acid sequence MDVTLYTRAGCHLCDEVKATLTRARAHAEFNLREVDIDSDPDLRARYDLEVPVVVIDGKKAFKYSLTESDFLKVLNSR is encoded by the coding sequence ATGGACGTCACTCTCTACACCCGCGCCGGCTGCCACCTCTGCGACGAGGTCAAGGCCACGCTCACCCGCGCCCGCGCCCACGCCGAATTCAACCTGCGCGAGGTCGACATCGATTCCGACCCCGATCTCCGAGCGCGCTACGACCTCGAGGTCCCGGTCGTGGTCATCGACGGCAAGAAAGCCTTCAAGTACTCACTCACCGAATCCGACTTCCTCAAGGTCCTCAACTCCCGCTGA